One Conger conger chromosome 18, fConCon1.1, whole genome shotgun sequence DNA window includes the following coding sequences:
- the LOC133118355 gene encoding glycine N-acyltransferase-like protein 3, with protein sequence MKILNKAALQHAEKVLWSYLPKGFMAYGYLFAMNRDKRPTLEVVVDSWPDFKTIICRPHQKSEHTLLYNEELTFFSTDEKVLKRMLTEDSILDWNKYFKIGGIDMLHTTMLKDISATKNVTMRPCGVTHLLELQDPNHLPHLTVSRDVEARISSLNEFHVGLVNETWKRGGDENGFQVIKHLISHFPTCCITDEEGCPVSWVLLYDYCAMGMVYTLPEHRGKGYAKILLSTMAARLHAQGCPVYCYIEEQNQVSYRLFKKLGFTEDPSYRATWFEFNY encoded by the exons GCTTATGGATATCTGTTTGCTATGAATAGAGACAAACGACCTACACTAGAGGTTGTTGTTGACTCCTGGCCTGATTTTAAAACCATCATTTGTCGACCGCACCAAAAG AGTGAACACACCCTGCTTTATAATGAGGAACTGACTTTCTTCAGTACTGATGAGAAGGTTCTTAAGAGAATGTTGACAGAAGACAGCATCTTAGATTGGAATAAATACTTCAAAATTGGAG GGATTGACATGCTTCATACCACCATGTTGAAGGACATCTCTGCCACAAAAAACGTCACAATGAGACCGTGTGGTGTAACTCACCTCCTGGAATTACAAGACCCAAATCACCTTCCTCACCTGACAGTGAGCAG AGATGTGGAGGCCAGGATCTCCTCCCTGAATGAATTCCATGTCGGTTTGGTGAATGAAACCTGGAAACGTGGAGGTGATGAAAATGGTTTCCAAGTAATCAAACATCTGATAAGCCACTTCCCCACATGTTGCATCACTGATGAAGAAGGCTGTCCAGTTTCCTGGGTGCTGCTGTATGATTACTGTGCCATGGGGATGGTGTACACCCTGCCAGAGCACAGGGGGAAGGGCTATGCCAAGATCCTGCTGAGCACCATGGCAGCAAGGCTCCATGCCCAGGGTTGCCCTGTGTACTGCTACATCGAGGAGCAGAACCAGGTCTCCTACAGGCTCTTTAAGAAACTGGGCTTTACTGAGGACCCCTCCTACAGGGCCACCTGGTTTGAGTTCAACTACTAA